One genomic region from Microcella humidisoli encodes:
- a CDS encoding FAD-dependent oxidoreductase, which yields MRARVDALTGRVSMYRLATITLAILLAQAVLFGFLDVIGPDGYAILGTLGVVVVATLGANEIAARLAHVVPHRESSVITALIVTCIVQPSLTTPGLIAAAGAGVLAALSKYLIVWRGRHLLNPAATGVLIAGIIGYYAGQGVGFWWVATPALLPAVAVGALLLLDRTRRLDVGLIFIGLTIVLIGIRLVVTGTAPLGAITTVLQLFPVVFLAGFMLSEPVTLPPRRWQQWLTAAVVAVAFSVPFGFGPIYTSPELALVLGNIVAFAVSRREGFSVRLVDRAALSPFATEYRFEPSRPLRFEAGQYLELHLPHAADIRGMRRTFSIASAPERAVADEPRLTIGIRTPEGGSSFKAALGTLEPGTRIAATQTAGDFLLPRDAGIPLVMVAGGIGITPFASQLASLAERGEQRDIVLVVISSNPGEVLYRDVIDAAGTRLVELAPDQLSADALRELIPDLAARRGYVSGAPSVVAAARTALRRAGVRRVRTDYFAGY from the coding sequence ATGAGAGCACGGGTTGATGCGCTGACCGGCCGCGTGAGCATGTACCGGCTCGCGACCATCACGCTCGCGATCCTGCTCGCCCAGGCGGTGCTCTTCGGGTTCCTCGACGTGATCGGCCCCGACGGATACGCCATCCTCGGCACGCTCGGCGTCGTCGTCGTCGCGACGCTCGGCGCCAACGAGATCGCCGCGCGGCTCGCGCACGTCGTGCCGCACCGCGAGTCGAGCGTCATCACGGCGCTCATCGTCACGTGCATCGTGCAGCCGAGCCTGACCACACCGGGCCTCATCGCCGCAGCAGGCGCCGGCGTGCTCGCGGCGCTCTCGAAGTACCTCATCGTGTGGCGCGGGCGCCACTTGCTCAACCCGGCCGCCACGGGCGTGCTCATCGCGGGCATCATCGGCTACTACGCCGGCCAGGGGGTCGGGTTCTGGTGGGTCGCGACGCCCGCCCTGCTGCCCGCCGTCGCGGTCGGCGCTCTGCTGCTGCTCGACCGCACCCGCCGACTCGACGTCGGGCTCATCTTCATCGGGCTCACGATCGTGCTCATCGGCATCCGGCTCGTCGTGACAGGCACGGCACCGCTCGGCGCGATCACGACCGTGCTGCAGCTGTTCCCCGTGGTCTTCCTCGCGGGCTTCATGCTGAGCGAACCCGTGACCCTGCCGCCACGGCGCTGGCAGCAGTGGCTGACCGCCGCGGTCGTCGCCGTGGCCTTCTCGGTGCCGTTCGGCTTCGGACCGATCTACACCTCGCCCGAGCTCGCCCTCGTGCTCGGCAACATCGTGGCCTTCGCCGTGTCGCGTCGCGAGGGCTTCTCGGTGCGGCTGGTCGACCGCGCGGCGCTGTCGCCGTTCGCGACCGAGTACCGCTTCGAGCCGTCCCGCCCCCTGCGCTTCGAGGCGGGGCAGTACCTCGAGCTGCATCTTCCGCACGCTGCCGACATCCGCGGCATGCGCCGAACCTTCTCGATCGCCTCCGCCCCCGAGCGCGCGGTCGCCGACGAGCCGCGTCTCACGATCGGCATCCGCACTCCCGAGGGCGGCAGCTCGTTCAAGGCGGCCCTCGGCACCCTCGAGCCGGGCACGCGCATCGCGGCGACGCAGACGGCCGGCGACTTCCTGCTGCCGCGCGATGCGGGCATCCCGCTCGTCATGGTCGCCGGGGGCATCGGCATCACGCCCTTCGCGAGCCAGCTCGCGAGCCTCGCCGAGCGGGGCGAGCAGCGCGACATCGTGCTCGTCGTGATCTCGTCGAACCCAGGAGAGGTGCTGTACCGAGACGTGATCGACGCCGCCGGAACGCGCCTCGTCGAGCTGGCTCCCGACCAGCTGTCGGCGGATGCCCTCCGGGAGCTGATCCCCGACCTCGCCGCGCGGCGCGGGTACGTCTCCGGCGCGCCCTCCGTCGTCGCGGCAGCCCGCACGGCCCTCCGACGGGCCGGAGTCCGCCGCGTGCGCACGGACTACTTCGCCGGCTACTGA
- a CDS encoding FAD:protein FMN transferase yields the protein MRSRAEAAAPTSFDAIGAPWRIGVGGAQTPVASLGAPLADDDLAAVLERIERFDREWSRFRDDSLVSRIARDAGSWRLPADAEPLLDLYEQLHALTDARLSPLVGASLERLGYDAAYRLTPSGGPLPAPSWVDSIALRRTADGLQLDTVAPVLLDVGAAGKGYLVDLVGDLLAARGVTETLVDASGDVRIRGGRSIRIALENPADPTKAVGVAELHDAALCASALTRRSWGAGLHHIVDAVTGRPVADGIIATWVVADSALVADGLATAMFLTDPARLSAAFSFEWVRLSIDGRLEASAGFRGELFA from the coding sequence ATGCGCTCGAGAGCTGAGGCCGCGGCGCCCACGAGCTTCGACGCGATCGGGGCGCCGTGGCGCATCGGCGTCGGCGGCGCGCAGACCCCCGTGGCCTCGCTCGGAGCGCCGCTCGCCGATGACGACCTCGCCGCCGTGCTCGAGCGGATCGAGCGCTTCGACCGCGAATGGTCGAGGTTCCGCGACGACTCGCTCGTCAGTCGCATCGCCCGCGACGCCGGCTCGTGGCGACTGCCCGCCGACGCCGAGCCGCTGCTCGACCTCTACGAGCAGCTGCACGCGCTGACGGATGCGCGGCTCAGCCCCCTCGTCGGCGCCTCGCTCGAGCGCCTCGGCTACGACGCCGCCTACCGCTTGACCCCGAGCGGCGGTCCCCTGCCGGCGCCGAGCTGGGTGGACTCGATCGCCCTGCGCCGCACGGCCGACGGGCTCCAGCTCGACACTGTGGCTCCCGTGCTGCTCGACGTCGGCGCCGCCGGCAAGGGCTATCTCGTCGACCTCGTCGGCGACCTGCTCGCCGCCCGCGGCGTGACCGAGACGCTCGTCGATGCGAGCGGCGACGTGCGCATACGGGGTGGGCGCAGTATCCGGATCGCCCTCGAGAACCCGGCCGACCCGACGAAGGCGGTCGGCGTGGCCGAGCTGCACGATGCCGCTCTCTGCGCCTCTGCGCTCACTCGCCGTTCGTGGGGTGCCGGGCTTCACCACATCGTCGACGCCGTCACCGGGCGGCCGGTCGCCGACGGCATCATCGCCACCTGGGTCGTCGCCGATTCGGCACTGGTCGCCGACGGCCTCGCCACGGCCATGTTTCTCACCGATCCGGCGCGTCTATCCGCAGCGTTCTCGTTCGAGTGGGTTCGACTGAGCATCGACGGTCGCCTCGAGGCGAGCGCGGGGTTTCGAGGGGAGCTGTTCGCATGA
- a CDS encoding ROK family transcriptional regulator has product MTMDVDSFGPRRVLRPSVKVLPEQARAHNRSLVLQTLYRSGPLSRADLARETALTRVTVGDLVAELIDERLALELGTRVDASRPGKPATLLDLNRDGHRIVGIDLGDTEVFRGALIDLDGMILERREVDARGLVGEDAAAAALALTRQLTALADRPVLGVGIGSPGIVDLAGCVLTAPNRGWSDLPLQARLQAELGLPVIVANDANAAALAEYGFGGASADLMLVMIGYGVGAGLLLDGTPLFGSRFAAGEIGHVVVGTDGGEACACGKHGCLETWLAVPRLRARLAAGEPREAVLRQAGERLGIALAPIVVALNLSEVVLSGPVELLDGSLAEATVDTLRQRTMEQFHGDLTVRLTTLGDDIVMRGAAVMVLSARLGVS; this is encoded by the coding sequence ATGACGATGGATGTCGACAGCTTCGGGCCGCGCCGCGTGCTGCGTCCGAGCGTCAAGGTGCTGCCAGAGCAGGCCCGGGCGCACAACCGATCCCTCGTGCTGCAGACCCTCTACCGCTCGGGCCCCTTGAGCCGTGCCGACCTCGCCCGCGAGACGGCCCTCACGCGCGTGACCGTGGGCGACCTCGTCGCCGAGCTCATCGACGAGCGGCTCGCGCTCGAGCTCGGCACGCGTGTCGACGCGAGCCGCCCCGGCAAGCCCGCGACACTGCTCGACCTCAACCGCGACGGCCACCGCATCGTCGGCATCGACCTCGGCGATACCGAGGTGTTCCGCGGCGCCCTCATCGACCTCGACGGCATGATCCTCGAGCGTCGCGAGGTCGATGCGCGCGGCCTCGTGGGCGAGGACGCCGCGGCCGCGGCCCTCGCCCTCACCCGCCAACTGACGGCGCTCGCCGACCGGCCCGTGCTCGGCGTCGGCATCGGATCGCCCGGCATCGTCGACCTCGCCGGATGCGTGCTCACGGCCCCCAACCGCGGCTGGAGCGATCTGCCCCTGCAGGCGCGCCTGCAGGCCGAGCTCGGGCTGCCCGTGATCGTCGCCAACGACGCGAACGCCGCGGCGCTCGCCGAGTACGGCTTCGGCGGAGCATCCGCCGACCTCATGCTGGTGATGATCGGCTACGGCGTCGGCGCGGGGCTGCTGCTCGACGGCACTCCGTTGTTCGGCTCGCGCTTCGCGGCCGGCGAGATCGGGCACGTTGTCGTCGGCACCGATGGCGGCGAGGCCTGCGCGTGCGGCAAGCACGGCTGCCTCGAGACCTGGCTCGCGGTGCCGCGACTGCGGGCGCGCCTCGCCGCGGGCGAGCCGCGCGAGGCGGTGCTGCGCCAGGCCGGCGAGCGTCTCGGCATCGCCCTGGCCCCCATCGTCGTGGCCCTCAATCTCAGCGAGGTGGTGCTCTCGGGCCCCGTCGAGCTGCTGGACGGGAGCCTCGCTGAGGCGACCGTCGACACCCTCCGTCAGCGCACCATGGAGCAGTTCCACGGCGACCTGACGGTGCGGTTGACCACGCTCGGAGACGACATCGTGATGCGCGGCGCTGCCGTCATGGTGCTCTCCGCGCGCCTCGGGGTCTCGTGA
- a CDS encoding extracellular solute-binding protein, translating to MRKLSIVAFGAAAALALAGCATEAPEATTGAEIRVWLVGTDTPQEARDYLVETFEAENPGNTLVIEEQAWGGLVDKLTTSLSGSDSPDVVEVGNTQAAAFTSAGAFLDLTADFEALGGDDLLPGFVEAGTYDGVFSAAPYYSGARVVFYDTALYEQLGLEVPTTLDEYIANGIAIAEANPGVSGIYFPGQDWYNALPYIWENGGEIATFEGGEWVPGFSSPESLAGLAQVQQVMTEASVAPKDGNEAEAQVPFCAGEIGHLSAPSWFKWSILAPADAEAPGCPDKEATLGVFALPGIDGGPAQVFAGGSNIAVSANSQYPELAKKALAIMLSEGYQSILGGAGLVPALVSLGDTIGTDATAQAISAAASNAKLTPASPAWAEVEAAGVLQDFFVKIAQGGDVEALAAEVDARIAEILN from the coding sequence ATGAGAAAGCTCAGCATTGTCGCGTTCGGCGCGGCCGCCGCGCTCGCCCTCGCGGGTTGCGCCACGGAGGCCCCCGAGGCCACCACCGGCGCCGAGATCCGCGTCTGGCTCGTCGGCACCGACACCCCGCAGGAGGCCCGCGACTACCTCGTCGAGACCTTCGAGGCCGAGAACCCCGGCAACACCCTCGTGATCGAGGAGCAGGCCTGGGGAGGGCTCGTCGACAAGCTCACGACGAGCCTCTCGGGTAGCGACAGCCCCGACGTCGTCGAGGTCGGCAACACGCAGGCGGCCGCCTTCACGAGCGCCGGTGCGTTCCTCGACCTGACCGCCGACTTCGAGGCGCTCGGCGGTGACGACCTCTTGCCCGGGTTCGTCGAGGCCGGCACCTACGACGGGGTCTTCTCGGCGGCGCCGTACTACTCGGGCGCGCGCGTCGTGTTCTACGACACCGCGCTCTACGAGCAGCTCGGCCTCGAGGTTCCGACGACGCTCGACGAGTACATCGCCAACGGCATCGCGATCGCCGAGGCCAACCCCGGCGTCTCGGGCATCTACTTCCCCGGCCAGGACTGGTACAACGCCCTGCCCTACATCTGGGAGAACGGCGGCGAGATCGCCACGTTCGAGGGCGGCGAGTGGGTGCCCGGCTTCTCGAGCCCCGAGTCGCTCGCGGGCCTCGCACAGGTGCAGCAGGTCATGACCGAGGCCTCGGTCGCGCCGAAGGATGGCAACGAGGCCGAGGCTCAGGTGCCGTTCTGCGCCGGCGAGATCGGGCACCTCAGTGCTCCGAGCTGGTTCAAGTGGAGCATCCTGGCCCCCGCCGACGCCGAGGCGCCCGGCTGCCCCGACAAGGAGGCCACCCTCGGTGTGTTCGCCCTGCCGGGCATCGACGGCGGCCCCGCTCAGGTCTTCGCGGGCGGCTCGAACATCGCCGTGTCGGCCAACTCGCAGTACCCCGAGCTGGCCAAGAAGGCGCTCGCGATCATGCTCAGCGAGGGCTACCAGTCGATTCTCGGCGGTGCCGGCCTCGTGCCCGCGCTCGTCTCGCTCGGCGACACGATCGGCACCGATGCGACCGCGCAGGCGATCTCGGCAGCGGCGAGCAACGCCAAGCTGACCCCCGCCTCGCCCGCCTGGGCCGAGGTCGAGGCGGCCGGCGTGCTGCAGGACTTCTTCGTGAAGATCGCGCAGGGCGGTGACGTCGAGGCCCTCGCGGCCGAGGTCGACGCTCGCATCGCCGAGATCCTCAACTAG
- a CDS encoding carbohydrate ABC transporter permease has translation MALAPIGTRPASPPPHADLPPLAGRAAPPARRRRPRTLTPALLLVPTGVVLLAIIGWPLLQLVIISFQEFGRAQIFGAPAPWVGLDNYVAVLSDPVFWNVLGRSILFAAANVALTMVLGTLVALLMTRLSRFFRLLVSVGLLLAWAMPALTAVVVWGWMFDTQYGVINYVLSQLPGVDLIGHSWLIEPLSFFAVATIIITWQSVPFVAFTVYAGLTQVPDEVLEAAQLDGAGAVARFRLIVFPYLKSIFLVVTILQVIWDLRVFTQIYALQGIGGIREQTSTIGVYIFQTSLGTGDFGAGGAIAVILVIIMMAISIYYVKKSIQEETL, from the coding sequence ATGGCTCTGGCACCCATCGGCACCCGGCCGGCATCGCCGCCGCCGCACGCCGACCTGCCGCCCCTCGCGGGCCGCGCCGCGCCACCCGCGCGCCGCCGCCGGCCCCGCACGCTGACTCCGGCCCTGCTGCTCGTGCCCACGGGCGTCGTGCTGCTGGCGATCATCGGCTGGCCGCTGCTGCAGCTCGTCATCATCTCGTTCCAAGAGTTCGGTCGGGCCCAGATCTTCGGGGCCCCCGCCCCCTGGGTCGGTCTCGACAACTACGTCGCCGTGCTGAGCGACCCGGTCTTCTGGAATGTGCTCGGCCGCAGCATCCTGTTCGCCGCCGCCAATGTCGCCCTGACCATGGTGCTCGGCACCCTCGTGGCACTGCTCATGACGCGCCTCAGCCGCTTCTTCCGGCTGCTGGTATCGGTCGGCCTGCTGCTCGCCTGGGCCATGCCCGCCCTCACGGCCGTCGTGGTCTGGGGGTGGATGTTCGACACCCAGTACGGCGTCATCAACTACGTGCTCAGCCAGCTGCCCGGCGTCGATCTCATCGGCCACTCGTGGCTCATCGAGCCGCTGAGCTTCTTCGCGGTCGCGACCATCATCATCACGTGGCAGAGCGTGCCCTTCGTGGCGTTCACGGTCTACGCGGGTCTGACGCAGGTGCCCGACGAGGTGCTCGAGGCCGCGCAGCTCGATGGCGCCGGAGCCGTCGCGCGGTTCCGCCTCATCGTCTTCCCGTACCTCAAGTCGATCTTCCTCGTCGTGACGATCCTGCAGGTCATCTGGGATCTGCGGGTCTTCACGCAGATCTACGCCCTGCAGGGCATCGGCGGTATCCGCGAGCAGACGAGCACGATCGGCGTCTACATCTTCCAGACCTCGCTCGGCACGGGCGACTTCGGGGCCGGCGGTGCCATCGCGGTCATCCTCGTGATCATCATGATGGCGATCTCGATCTACTACGTGAAGAAGTCGATCCAGGAGGAGACGCTGTGA
- a CDS encoding carbohydrate ABC transporter permease, translating to MSPALVKRQATQVALSAIAVVVFLVSVFPVYWMLNTSLLPNNLIRGPVPHFWPDEFTLRNYELVLSGEGRAPFLPALGNSLMVTLLTVMVALLFAFLAALAVTRFRFRGRKAFILTILVIQMIPGEAMIVSTFRVLDGWQLLNTIVGLTLVYVATVLPFTIWTLRGFVNGVPIELEEAAMIDGCTRTQAFWRVTFPLLAPGLVATGVFAFIQAWNEFLLALVVMSRPEMMTLPVWLRTFQQATQTTNWAAIMAGSTLMAIPVIIFFLVVQGRMTSGLVAGAVKG from the coding sequence GTGAGCCCCGCCCTCGTCAAGCGGCAGGCGACGCAGGTCGCGCTCAGCGCGATCGCCGTGGTCGTCTTCCTCGTGAGCGTGTTCCCGGTCTACTGGATGCTCAACACGAGCCTGCTGCCCAACAACCTCATCCGCGGCCCGGTGCCGCACTTCTGGCCCGACGAGTTCACGCTGCGCAACTACGAGCTCGTGCTGAGTGGCGAGGGCCGCGCGCCCTTCCTGCCCGCGCTCGGCAACTCGCTCATGGTCACGCTGCTGACGGTCATGGTCGCGCTGCTGTTCGCCTTCCTCGCGGCGCTCGCGGTCACCCGGTTCCGGTTCCGCGGCCGCAAGGCGTTCATCCTGACGATCCTCGTCATCCAGATGATCCCGGGCGAGGCCATGATCGTCTCCACCTTCCGGGTGCTCGACGGCTGGCAGCTGCTCAACACGATCGTGGGCCTCACGCTCGTCTACGTCGCGACGGTGCTGCCGTTCACGATCTGGACGCTGCGCGGCTTCGTCAACGGGGTGCCGATCGAGCTCGAGGAGGCGGCCATGATCGACGGCTGCACGCGCACGCAGGCCTTCTGGCGCGTGACGTTCCCGCTGCTCGCACCGGGGCTCGTCGCGACGGGCGTCTTCGCCTTCATCCAGGCCTGGAACGAGTTCCTGCTCGCCCTCGTCGTCATGAGTCGGCCCGAGATGATGACGCTGCCGGTGTGGCTGCGCACCTTCCAGCAGGCGACGCAGACCACGAACTGGGCGGCGATCATGGCGGGCTCGACCCTCATGGCGATCCCCGTCATCATCTTCTTCCTCGTCGTGCAGGGCCGCATGACGAGCGGGCTCGTCGCCGGGGCGGTGAAGGGATGA